One region of Termitidicoccus mucosus genomic DNA includes:
- a CDS encoding glycoside hydrolase family 88/105 protein, with protein MKNTTPSNHIKFAAMLALAASSVTALLADGPFRNRDNPAPYDISEGGYPVPYQMPQKAEIIDLLVRVRDYLDQACVTRVIDTRTGDQILDKNTIIKTAVMERGEAGSHSVFDYTMGVTHSGMLQCAEVTGDKKFRDFTARHMAFIHDWLPYFKAQHDKFGKPVLIKQNGFRNIIEPDSLDSCGAMCAALIKARMAGVDSDLKEVIDRWSHYISKEQMRLKDGTLARKRPQPESLWSDDFYMSIPALAQMGRMTGDKSWYDDAAKQVVQMSRRLFNENTGLYAHGWNSNQPDNPCFYWSRANGWVMMATIELLDVLPETHPQRDAILDYLRKHIYAIATLQSGTGMWHQMLDKAETFEETSGTAMFVYSIYRAINKGWISPVTYGSIAQAGWIGLSQKVNRRGQLEDTCVGTTFASDNVYYYNRPRSPYATHAYGAFLLAGSEMIRAMENPTIDIQYKTRTYHYVPKKK; from the coding sequence ATGAAAAATACCACCCCCTCAAACCATATAAAATTCGCTGCGATGCTTGCGCTCGCAGCCTCATCCGTGACCGCGCTGCTCGCCGACGGTCCGTTTCGCAATCGCGATAATCCTGCGCCCTATGATATTTCCGAAGGAGGCTATCCCGTTCCTTATCAAATGCCGCAAAAGGCCGAAATCATCGATCTGCTCGTCCGCGTCCGTGATTATCTCGATCAGGCCTGCGTCACCCGCGTCATCGATACCAGGACCGGCGACCAGATTCTTGATAAGAACACCATCATCAAGACCGCGGTCATGGAGCGTGGCGAGGCTGGCTCGCACAGCGTGTTTGATTACACCATGGGCGTCACCCATTCCGGCATGCTCCAGTGCGCCGAGGTCACCGGAGACAAAAAATTCCGCGACTTCACCGCACGCCACATGGCCTTCATCCACGACTGGCTGCCCTACTTCAAGGCACAGCACGACAAATTTGGAAAGCCCGTCCTCATCAAACAAAACGGATTCCGCAATATCATCGAACCCGATTCGCTCGACTCGTGCGGAGCGATGTGCGCCGCGCTTATCAAGGCCCGCATGGCTGGTGTCGATTCCGACTTGAAGGAGGTCATCGACCGCTGGAGCCACTACATCAGCAAGGAGCAAATGCGTCTCAAGGACGGCACCCTCGCGCGCAAGCGCCCGCAACCCGAGTCGCTCTGGAGCGACGATTTCTACATGAGCATTCCCGCCCTCGCGCAAATGGGTCGTATGACTGGTGACAAGTCCTGGTATGACGACGCGGCGAAACAAGTCGTGCAGATGTCCCGGCGCCTCTTCAACGAGAATACCGGCCTCTATGCCCACGGCTGGAATTCCAACCAGCCCGACAATCCCTGCTTCTACTGGAGCCGAGCCAACGGATGGGTCATGATGGCGACCATCGAGCTGCTCGACGTGCTACCCGAAACCCATCCGCAACGCGATGCCATTCTCGACTACCTGCGCAAACACATCTATGCGATCGCCACGCTTCAGTCCGGCACCGGCATGTGGCACCAGATGCTCGACAAGGCCGAAACCTTCGAGGAAACCTCCGGCACCGCGATGTTTGTATACAGCATTTACCGCGCGATAAACAAAGGGTGGATCAGCCCCGTGACCTACGGCTCGATCGCGCAGGCCGGCTGGATTGGCCTGAGCCAGAAGGTAAACCGCCGCGGCCAGCTTGAGGACACCTGCGTGGGCACGACCTTTGCCAGCGACAATGTATATTATTACAATCGACCCCGCAGTCCTTACGCCACCCACGCCTACGGCGCGTTTCTCCTTGCCGGGTCGGAAATGATAAGGGCGATGGAAAACCCGACCATCGACATCCAATACAAAACTCGCACCTATCATTACGTGCCGAAAAAGAAATAA